A single window of Rana temporaria chromosome 1, aRanTem1.1, whole genome shotgun sequence DNA harbors:
- the SDSL gene encoding serine dehydratase-like: MDSQDEVPFHIVSPLKESSALSRRAGTRVLIKLENIQPVGSFKIRGIGHFCQKLAKEGCKKFVCSSGGNAGLAAAYACNKLGLPATIVVPEQTLKVVIQRLQDLGAEVVVTGKVWDDADAHAHRLAEAPGSVYISPFNHPLLWEGHSSLVLELKAALGNQKPGALVLSVGGGGLLSGIIEGLTRVGWSDVPIIAMETLGAHCLNAALEAGKSVTLPDITSIAKCLGAKTVCDRALECARKYKVTSVVVDDKEAVQAIEMFLDDELMLVEAACGAALSAVYSGHIQRLQQEGKLQQLQGPLIMVVCGGSAISLSELQNFKSKLGMV, encoded by the exons ATGGATTCCCAGGATGAAGTTCCATTTCACATTGTCAGCCCACTGAAAGAAAGCTCTGCATTGTCTAGGAGGGCTGGAACCCGGGTTCTCATAAAACTGGAGAACATACAGCCAGTGGGCTCCTTCAAGATACGAGGTATAGGACACTTTTGCCAAAAG CTAGCCAAGGAGGGATGTAAGAAATTTGTCTGCTCCTCAG GAGGGAATGCTGGACTGGCAGCTGCATATGCCTGTAATAAACTGGGGCTGCCTGCCACAATTGTTGTGCCTGAACAGACTCTGAAGGTCGTCATCCAAAGACTTCAGGATCTGGGAGCTGAAGTGGTAGTAACAGGCAAG GTTTGGGATGATGCAGATGCCCATGCTCACCGCTTGGCTGAGGCTCCAGGTTCTGTGTACATCTCTCCATTTAACCATCCTCTGCTTTG GGAAGGTCACTCTAGTCTGGTGCTGGAATTGAAAGCAGCTCTGGGGAATCAGAAGCCGGGAGCTCTTGTGCTTTCAGTAGGAGGTGGAGGGCTCCTTTCTGGAATTATAGAAGGACTTACCAGGGTTGGGTGGTCtgatgtgcccatcattgccatggAAACATTGGGAGCACACTGTCTGAATGCGGCCCTTGAAGCTGGGAAATCTGTAACTTTGCCTGACATTACTAG caTTGCCAAGTGCCTAGGTGCAAAAACAGTATGTGACCGAGCTCTGGAGTGTGCAAGAAAATACAAAGTTACCTCTGTGGTCGTGGATGATAAAGAAGCAGTGCAAGCTATTGAGATGTTCCTGG atgATGAACTGATGCTGGTGGAGGCTGCATGTGGCGCCGCCCTTTCTGCAGTATATTCAGGACACATCCAGCGCCTGCAACAAGAGGGCAAGTTACAACAGCTACAAGGACCATTGATAATGGTTGTATGCGGGGGAAGCGCCATCAGTCTCTCTGAGCTTCAGAACTTTAAATCCAAACTGGGAATGGTTTAA